The following proteins are encoded in a genomic region of Nicotiana sylvestris chromosome 4, ASM39365v2, whole genome shotgun sequence:
- the LOC104243520 gene encoding aldehyde oxidase GLOX1-like, which translates to MSNIGISAMHIQLLNNDRVIMYDRTDFGPSNISLPDGKCRNNPNDLALKVDCTAHSVEYDVSTNSVRPLMVQTDVWCSSGSVNSDGSLVQTGGFNDGEHMVRVVKPCSTCDWQEMGNNLIQSRWYSTNHILPDGRQIIIGGRKAFNYEFYPKTASTSNVFSLPFLQQTNNPREENNLFPFVFLNVDGNLFIFANDRAILLDYKTNTVVKTFPQIPGGDPRNYPSSGSAVLLPLKNLRSQTVQAEVLVCGGAPRGSYPKADKGEFLGALNTCGRITITDPNPQWTMETMPLARTMGDMVILPNGNVLIINGAASGTAGWQIARNPVLSPVIYRPDNPSDSRFEVQNPNAIPRMYHSTAVLLRDGRVLVGGSNPNELYNFTGVLFPTDLSLEAFSPSYLDQESANLRPRIISPASHLKYTYGQRVDIRFTASGLLNTDLVKVTMVAPGFNTHSFTMNQRMLVLPRSGMVRQVGRFVYQISCVFPKSGIFAPPGYYLLFVVHQDIPSEAIWVRIQ; encoded by the coding sequence ATGTCCAACATTGGCATTTCAGCCATGCACATCCAACTCCTCAACAACGACAGAGTTATAATGTACGACCGTACTGACTTTGGCCCATCCAACATCTCATTGCCCGATGGCAAATGTCGCAACAACCCTAATGACCTCGCCTTGAAAGTCGATTGCACTGCTCACTCTGTCGAATACGATGTTTCCACCAACTCTGTACGACCCCTAATGGTCCAGACCGATGTATGGTGCTCCTCTGGCTCCGTCAACTCCGACGGTTCTTTGGTCCAAACTGGTGGTTTCAACGACGGTGAACATATGGTTAGAGTAGTCAAACCATGCAGCACTTGTGACTGGCAGGAAATGGGAAATAACCTAATTCAGAGTCGATGGTATTCCACCAATCATATTCTTCCCGATGGAAGGCAAATTATCATTGGTGGTCGTAAGGCTTTTAACTACGAGTTTTATCCCAAAACTGCTTCAACCAGCAACGTATTTAGCCTACCCTTTCTTCAGCAGACTAATAATCCTAGAGAAGAGAACAATCTTTTCCCGTTTGTTTTTCTCAATGTGGATGGAAACCTATTCATTTTCGCCAATGATCGAGCTATCTTGTTGGATTACAAGACCAACACGGTTGTGAAAACATTCCCACAAATACCGGGTGGCGACCCAAGAAATTATCCAAGTTCGGGTTCTGCAGTTCTTCTTCCATTAAAGAACTTGAGGTCACAAACGGTCCAAGCTGAGGTTTTGGTGTGTGGTGGAGCACCGAGAGGATCATACCCCAAAGCGGACAAAGGTGAATTTTTGGGTGCATTAAACACGTGCGGGCGAATTACAATTACCGACCCGAATCCACAGTGGACCATGGAGACAATGCCACTAGCTCGAACAATGGGCGACATGGTAATTTTACCAAACGGAAATGTCTTGATCATCAATGGAGCTGCATCAGGCACTGCTGGATGGCAAATAGCTAGGAACCCGGTCCTGAGTCCAGTAATTTATCGACCCGATAACCCATCAGATTCTAGATTCGAGGTACAAAACCCGAATGCCATACCTAGAATGTACCACTCGACAGCAGTTTTACTTCGAGATGGTCGGGTTCTTGTTGGTGGCAGTAACCCAAATGAGCTTTACAATTTCACCGGAGTTCTTTTTCCAACAGATTTAAGCTTGGAGGCATTCTCACCATCCTATTTGGATCAAGAATCTGCTAATTTGCGACCACGAATCATTTCTCCTGCTTCCCATCTTAAATACACGTATGGTCAACGTGTTGACATTCGGTTTACTGCTTCGGGATTACTAAATACAGATTTGGTCAAAGTGACGATGGTTGCACCTGGGTTTAATACACATTCATTTACTATGAACCAAAGAATGTTGGTACTTCCAAGATCTGGAATGGTAAGACAAGTTGGAAGATTTGTGTATCAAATCAGTTGTGTGTTTCCAAAGTCGGGTATATTTGCACCACCAGGTTACTATCTTCTATTCGTAGTTCATCAGGACATCCCGAGCGAGGCAATTTGGGTTAGGATTCAGTAA